The following proteins come from a genomic window of Anopheles ziemanni chromosome 3, idAnoZiCoDA_A2_x.2, whole genome shotgun sequence:
- the LOC131289829 gene encoding uncharacterized protein LOC131289829, translating into MSNSAMVAVAICCILVLLAVFIVLIIVVGSTMGEPK; encoded by the coding sequence ATGAGTAACAGTGCGATGGTGGCCGTGGCGATCTGCTGTATACTGGTGCTGCTGGCCGTGTTCATCGTGCTGATCATAGTGGTCGGTTCGACGATGGGCGAACCGAAGTGA